The following are from one region of the Cervus canadensis isolate Bull #8, Minnesota chromosome 21, ASM1932006v1, whole genome shotgun sequence genome:
- the LOC122424039 gene encoding apolipoprotein L3-like isoform X2: MSSENLGDRLDIEIFFEEVTECLWDILSREELLLLLTEFLRKIEAKAGLSREDMNALHEYLNELKGDLAGKDQETLPKEQLDRRRFLRKFPRVTQQLVELISKLQELADNVDKVHRDCTISNVVTHSTGALSGALTILGLALAPVTAGASMALSATGIGLGAATAVTAVSTSIVEHVNRSSAEKKASQLMSIAVKKWKVLLEVLKSNPHVVVTTEKLAKAEKHLERNIHAMETGEANPDSAANANILVSPGRISAPAIQQVEAAFKGTASAVTKGARIVGAATAGVFLLVDVGFLVKESMHLHDGAKTASAENLRQQARELERKLEELTQIYKHLQEDPTPPPPEH, from the exons ATATTGAGATCTTCTTTGAGGAAGTCACTGAGTGTCTCTGGGACATACTGAGCAGGGAGGAACTGCTTCTCTTGCTGACTGAATTCCTGAGGAAAATTGAGGCGAAGGCTGGTTTGTCCAG GGAAGACATGAATGCACTACATGAATATCTGAATGAATTGAAAGGAGACTTGGCTGGGAAGGACCAGGAAACGCTCCCAAAAGAGCAGCTGGACAGGAGGAGGTTTCTGAGAAAGTTTCCTCGGGTGACTCAGCAGCTGGTGGAGCTcataagcaagctccaggagcttgcAGACAATGTAGACAAAGTCCACAGGGACTGTACCATCTCCAATGTGGTGACCCACAGCACCGGCGCTTTATCTGGCGCCCTGACCATCCTTGGCCTGGCTCTGGCACCCGTGACAGCCGGGGCCAGTATGGCGCTCTCAGCCACTGGGATAGGGCTGGGAGCAGCAACTGCTGTGACTGCTGTGTCCACCAGCATCGTGGAACATGTAAATAGGTCATCAGCAGAAAAGAAAGCCAGTCAATTGATGTCAATTGCTGTCAAGAAATGGAAGGTGCTCCTAGAGGTACTCAAGAGCAACCCCCACGTTGTTGTCACAACAGAGAAATTGGCAAAAGCCGAGAAACACCTGGAAAGAAATATCCATGCCATGGAGACAGGCGAAGCCAACCCTGACTCTGCAGCTAATGCAAACATCCTCGTGAGCCCTGGGAGAATCTCAGCCCCAGCCATCCAGCAGGTAGAGGCAGCTTTCAAAGGCACAGCTTCGGCAGTTACCAAAGGAGCCCGAATCGTGGGTGCGGCCACTGCAGGTGTCTTCCTCCTGGTGGATGTGGGCTTCTTGGTGAAGGAGTCAATGCACCTGCACGATGGCGCAAAGACAGCATCAGCTGAAAACCTGCGGCAGCAGGCCAGGGAGCTGGAGAGGAAGCTGGAGGAGCTTACCCAGATCTATAAGCATCTGCAAGAGGACCCAACTCCACCACCCCCAGAGCACTGA
- the LOC122424039 gene encoding apolipoprotein L3-like isoform X1, protein MTSMRDTQKAVTSAELRTTGSCSHSARGRLLDIEIFFEEVTECLWDILSREELLLLLTEFLRKIEAKAGLSREDMNALHEYLNELKGDLAGKDQETLPKEQLDRRRFLRKFPRVTQQLVELISKLQELADNVDKVHRDCTISNVVTHSTGALSGALTILGLALAPVTAGASMALSATGIGLGAATAVTAVSTSIVEHVNRSSAEKKASQLMSIAVKKWKVLLEVLKSNPHVVVTTEKLAKAEKHLERNIHAMETGEANPDSAANANILVSPGRISAPAIQQVEAAFKGTASAVTKGARIVGAATAGVFLLVDVGFLVKESMHLHDGAKTASAENLRQQARELERKLEELTQIYKHLQEDPTPPPPEH, encoded by the exons ATATTGAGATCTTCTTTGAGGAAGTCACTGAGTGTCTCTGGGACATACTGAGCAGGGAGGAACTGCTTCTCTTGCTGACTGAATTCCTGAGGAAAATTGAGGCGAAGGCTGGTTTGTCCAG GGAAGACATGAATGCACTACATGAATATCTGAATGAATTGAAAGGAGACTTGGCTGGGAAGGACCAGGAAACGCTCCCAAAAGAGCAGCTGGACAGGAGGAGGTTTCTGAGAAAGTTTCCTCGGGTGACTCAGCAGCTGGTGGAGCTcataagcaagctccaggagcttgcAGACAATGTAGACAAAGTCCACAGGGACTGTACCATCTCCAATGTGGTGACCCACAGCACCGGCGCTTTATCTGGCGCCCTGACCATCCTTGGCCTGGCTCTGGCACCCGTGACAGCCGGGGCCAGTATGGCGCTCTCAGCCACTGGGATAGGGCTGGGAGCAGCAACTGCTGTGACTGCTGTGTCCACCAGCATCGTGGAACATGTAAATAGGTCATCAGCAGAAAAGAAAGCCAGTCAATTGATGTCAATTGCTGTCAAGAAATGGAAGGTGCTCCTAGAGGTACTCAAGAGCAACCCCCACGTTGTTGTCACAACAGAGAAATTGGCAAAAGCCGAGAAACACCTGGAAAGAAATATCCATGCCATGGAGACAGGCGAAGCCAACCCTGACTCTGCAGCTAATGCAAACATCCTCGTGAGCCCTGGGAGAATCTCAGCCCCAGCCATCCAGCAGGTAGAGGCAGCTTTCAAAGGCACAGCTTCGGCAGTTACCAAAGGAGCCCGAATCGTGGGTGCGGCCACTGCAGGTGTCTTCCTCCTGGTGGATGTGGGCTTCTTGGTGAAGGAGTCAATGCACCTGCACGATGGCGCAAAGACAGCATCAGCTGAAAACCTGCGGCAGCAGGCCAGGGAGCTGGAGAGGAAGCTGGAGGAGCTTACCCAGATCTATAAGCATCTGCAAGAGGACCCAACTCCACCACCCCCAGAGCACTGA